Proteins from a genomic interval of Candidatus Binatia bacterium:
- a CDS encoding glycosyl transferase → MSDFHQNGAVTTLHDLGGGNRAALEGLLAEAALDYKMGLVLPVTASDLRAEPFARIVESLRGVNYIDQICVVLGQAPAEQDYLDAQKLVSPLGPRARVLWSSGPVVQAVYRELTEAGFPLDVPGKGRSVWTAFGYLMADPRLKAFVLHDCDIVDYDRILLARLCLPMAHPNLDFEFTKAFYHRSSDRMYGRVARLLVSPLLQSLISVLGSDPFLLFLESFRYPLSGEFAISSALARSNRIPGDWGLEIGTLAEVFRNTAAKRVCQVDLGITYDHKHQDLSLADPGRGLMKMAADIVGTVFRTLASRGQVIDATLVSTLRAAYLRCAQDRIRQYHADAVVNGLVYDRQAEEQIVDGFARQMATAGEAFRADPQGGAAIPNWARVLTAFPDLPARLRAAASDPA, encoded by the coding sequence ATGTCCGATTTTCACCAGAATGGCGCCGTCACGACCCTGCACGATCTGGGCGGCGGGAATCGTGCGGCCCTCGAGGGACTCCTTGCCGAAGCAGCTCTCGACTACAAGATGGGCTTGGTCCTGCCCGTGACTGCTTCCGATTTGCGGGCCGAGCCCTTTGCGCGAATTGTCGAATCCCTGCGTGGGGTCAACTACATCGATCAGATTTGTGTCGTGCTGGGGCAGGCTCCGGCCGAGCAGGACTATCTCGATGCGCAGAAGTTGGTAAGTCCCCTCGGGCCGCGGGCGCGAGTCCTCTGGAGCAGCGGCCCTGTCGTTCAGGCTGTCTACCGGGAACTCACCGAAGCCGGTTTCCCGCTGGATGTGCCGGGCAAGGGGAGATCGGTCTGGACCGCGTTTGGCTACCTGATGGCAGATCCGCGGCTGAAGGCCTTTGTTCTGCACGATTGCGATATCGTGGACTACGACCGCATTTTGCTGGCTCGCTTATGCTTGCCCATGGCGCATCCCAATCTGGATTTTGAATTCACCAAAGCGTTTTACCACCGCAGTTCGGACCGCATGTATGGTCGCGTGGCGCGCCTTCTGGTTTCGCCGCTTTTACAAAGTTTGATTTCCGTATTGGGTAGCGATCCGTTCCTGCTCTTTCTCGAGAGCTTTCGCTATCCGCTCTCCGGTGAATTCGCGATATCTTCGGCTCTCGCCCGTTCCAATCGGATCCCCGGTGATTGGGGGCTGGAAATCGGCACGCTGGCCGAGGTCTTCCGCAACACCGCAGCCAAGCGCGTCTGTCAGGTCGACCTGGGCATTACCTACGACCACAAGCATCAGGATTTGTCGCTGGCAGACCCGGGACGAGGTCTGATGAAAATGGCTGCAGATATCGTGGGCACGGTATTTCGCACGTTGGCGAGTCGCGGTCAGGTGATCGATGCCACTCTCGTCTCCACGTTGCGGGCCGCCTATCTGCGCTGCGCGCAGGATCGAATCCGACAGTATCATGCCGATGCTGTGGTCAACGGGCTTGTCTATGACCGTCAGGCAGAGGAGCAGATCGTCGACGGCTTCGCTCGCCAGATGGCCACAGCCGGAGAGGCCTTTCGGGCGGACCCCCAGGGTGGGGCGGCGATCCCCAACTGGGCGCGTGTGCTGACCGCCTTCCCGGATCTGCCGGCCCGGCTACGAGCCGCGGCGTCCGATCCGGCTTGA
- a CDS encoding dihydropteroate synthase, producing MTTAESRSAEVGNRPAAEPYAPKLLCVVNLSPESMVEDSIAHTPDEALARALDLQSHGASIIDLGGRSITPDAPQIGDPEEQRRLEPAARRLRENRIPFSIDTWSPDTACAAVDWGADVINFTGQHASAEMLAAIAGAKASLILTHMPYGNAYEMRTRPRLAAPTDAVGAILESLEPRVAEAHRAGIEDVIIDPNLGIIHPETDDFEKIHRQLEIVWQADRLRALGCPLLFYAARKPERLARIMMASSVLHARADYIRTHDPSTLRALLRHNAAETS from the coding sequence ATGACAACCGCTGAGTCTCGTTCGGCCGAGGTCGGCAATCGCCCCGCTGCGGAACCTTATGCCCCGAAACTTCTATGTGTCGTGAATCTCTCGCCGGAATCCATGGTCGAGGATTCAATCGCGCACACCCCGGACGAAGCCCTCGCTCGAGCTCTCGATCTTCAATCTCATGGCGCCTCCATCATCGACCTCGGTGGCCGATCGATTACTCCCGATGCGCCGCAGATCGGCGACCCGGAGGAGCAACGGCGCCTGGAACCTGCCGCCCGGCGCTTGCGCGAAAATAGAATTCCCTTCTCGATCGACACGTGGTCGCCGGACACCGCCTGCGCCGCCGTGGACTGGGGAGCAGACGTCATAAACTTCACCGGGCAACATGCCTCGGCCGAAATGCTCGCAGCGATTGCCGGAGCCAAGGCCTCTCTGATCCTCACGCATATGCCCTACGGCAATGCCTATGAAATGCGCACTCGCCCGCGTCTCGCGGCGCCGACAGATGCCGTCGGGGCGATTCTGGAATCACTCGAACCACGGGTAGCCGAAGCCCATCGTGCCGGGATCGAAGACGTGATCATCGACCCTAATCTGGGAATCATTCACCCCGAGACGGATGACTTCGAAAAAATCCACCGGCAACTCGAGATCGTCTGGCAAGCGGACCGACTCCGCGCGCTGGGCTGCCCGCTGCTTTTCTATGCCGCCCGCAAACCCGAAAGATTGGCACGCATCATGATGGCGTCTTCTGTCCTCCATGCGCGCGCCGACTATATCCGCACGCACGATCCCTCCACCTTGCGCGCACTCCTGCGCCACAACGCCGCGGAGACTTCATGA
- a CDS encoding SDR family oxidoreductase, whose amino-acid sequence MSDTPLSGKNAFVTGAAHRTGRDLALGLARSGADVAIHFHTNEEAAHNVVSEIEAMGRRSLAVQADLTQADQAANAIQAAETALGSIEILVNNVGVIVWKTLDEITPADWQRCIDGTVTSTWNTSRAAACGMRARGFGRIINILDADADALAPVIFATPYKIGKTATWVLTKSMAKNEAPHGITVNAISPGVLANSEKEVPLERIPAGRPGTSEDLVGALLYLCSDAAAHTTGTNIKVSGGYLI is encoded by the coding sequence ATGAGCGATACGCCGCTGTCAGGAAAAAACGCCTTCGTCACCGGAGCCGCCCACCGCACCGGGCGCGATCTGGCACTCGGCCTCGCCCGCTCGGGAGCGGACGTCGCGATTCACTTCCACACCAACGAGGAAGCCGCCCACAACGTCGTCTCGGAGATCGAAGCGATGGGACGCCGCTCTCTCGCCGTTCAGGCCGACCTGACACAAGCGGACCAAGCCGCCAACGCAATTCAGGCCGCCGAAACCGCACTCGGGTCGATCGAGATTCTGGTGAACAACGTCGGCGTCATTGTCTGGAAGACGCTCGACGAAATCACACCTGCGGATTGGCAGCGCTGCATTGACGGTACGGTGACCTCCACGTGGAACACTTCGCGCGCAGCGGCCTGCGGCATGCGGGCTCGCGGCTTTGGACGCATCATCAACATTCTGGACGCCGACGCCGACGCGCTGGCACCCGTGATCTTTGCGACCCCCTACAAGATCGGCAAGACAGCCACCTGGGTGCTGACGAAATCCATGGCTAAAAACGAAGCCCCGCATGGCATCACTGTCAATGCGATCTCGCCTGGCGTTCTTGCGAACTCGGAAAAAGAGGTCCCTCTGGAGCGCATTCCCGCGGGCCGCCCGGGGACCAGCGAAGACCTGGTCGGTGCCCTGCTCTATCTCTGCAGCGACGCCGCCGCCCATACCACCGGCACCAACATCAAGGTTTCGGGCGGCTATCTGATCTGA
- a CDS encoding 6-carboxytetrahydropterin synthase produces the protein MNNWAITLSKEYFKFSCAHFLIFPDGSKERLHGHNYHVSVEIEGDLSEKGLVIDFIDAKPVIRELCDSLDEHWLLPSEHPELEITELEDNHTSVVYRDCRYLVPSPEVVHLPINNTSVENLATWFSDTLRGRLVEKFGATQVRRLRVAISETSGQSGVCEYRSDDNR, from the coding sequence ATGAACAACTGGGCAATCACCTTGAGCAAGGAGTACTTCAAGTTCTCCTGCGCACATTTCCTGATCTTTCCGGATGGCTCCAAGGAGCGACTGCATGGTCATAATTACCATGTAAGCGTCGAGATCGAGGGCGACCTCAGCGAGAAGGGGCTGGTCATCGACTTCATTGATGCCAAGCCGGTCATCCGCGAGCTCTGCGACTCTCTCGATGAACATTGGCTGTTGCCGTCCGAGCATCCCGAACTCGAGATTACCGAGTTGGAAGATAATCATACGAGCGTGGTCTATCGAGACTGTCGCTACCTCGTCCCAAGTCCCGAGGTCGTGCACCTCCCGATCAATAATACCTCTGTCGAAAACCTGGCGACCTGGTTCAGCGATACTCTGAGGGGACGCTTGGTGGAAAAATTCGGCGCGACGCAGGTTCGTCGCCTTCGCGTCGCGATTTCGGAGACCAGCGGGCAAAGCGGTGTCTGCGAGTACCGGAGTGATGACAACCGCTGA
- a CDS encoding MarR family transcriptional regulator translates to MKSFREIGKYWRSEYPDRKFERVRPLLLLSRLSFLMPAFQKDVLAPHGLSPSDYSILGALRRAGRPRQLQPEDLYNALGCTPGGLTKMINRLEGRGLVQRTNDLEDGRRARIRLTPKGAALERKAFADYSESAEQVMSNLSDDEIQKVDFALGLLTAIFDAPDAGGAAAQARSASLAEARAALRDTPSTNEGDDRMEAR, encoded by the coding sequence ATGAAGTCGTTTCGAGAAATCGGGAAGTATTGGCGCTCGGAGTACCCGGACCGAAAGTTCGAGAGGGTGAGGCCTTTGCTGCTTCTGTCGCGGCTTTCGTTTTTGATGCCTGCTTTTCAGAAGGACGTGCTTGCCCCGCACGGTTTGTCCCCCAGCGATTACAGCATTCTCGGCGCGCTGCGCCGAGCCGGTCGCCCACGCCAGTTGCAACCCGAAGATCTCTATAATGCTCTGGGCTGTACCCCGGGGGGCCTGACCAAGATGATCAACCGGTTGGAAGGACGGGGTTTGGTGCAGCGCACCAATGATCTCGAAGATGGACGTCGGGCGAGAATCCGACTGACCCCCAAGGGTGCGGCGCTCGAGCGCAAAGCCTTTGCCGATTATAGCGAGAGCGCCGAGCAGGTAATGTCGAATCTCTCCGATGATGAAATCCAGAAGGTCGATTTTGCGCTGGGCCTTCTGACCGCAATTTTCGATGCCCCGGATGCGGGAGGCGCCGCGGCTCAGGCGAGATCGGCAAGTCTTGCCGAAGCCAGAGCAGCCTTGCGCGATACCCCCTCCACCAACGAGGGCGATGACAGGATGGAAGCCAGATGA